A portion of the Halorientalis sp. IM1011 genome contains these proteins:
- a CDS encoding PIN domain-containing protein: protein MSEAYVFDTEAIVAFLYDEPGHERVGELLSAVDSGAVRGLLSATNASEVYYLVARFEGTGDDEPTPESLRTADRDLRTLRRAGVSVERADWRVAGEVKADGSISLADAYAVALAATEDATLVVGGDDDFDSLPVDVDIERFRDHGV, encoded by the coding sequence ATGAGCGAGGCATACGTCTTCGACACCGAGGCCATCGTCGCGTTCCTCTACGACGAACCGGGTCACGAGCGTGTCGGCGAGTTGCTGTCGGCGGTCGATTCCGGGGCTGTTCGCGGTCTGCTCTCGGCAACCAACGCCAGCGAAGTGTACTATCTCGTCGCCCGGTTCGAGGGGACTGGCGACGACGAACCGACGCCCGAGTCGCTCCGGACGGCGGACCGTGACCTGCGGACGCTTCGCCGTGCGGGCGTGAGTGTAGAGCGAGCGGACTGGCGGGTCGCTGGCGAAGTGAAAGCGGATGGGAGTATATCGCTGGCCGATGCGTACGCCGTAGCGCTGGCTGCCACCGAGGACGCCACACTCGTCGTCGGCGGTGACGACGACTTCGACTCGCTCCCGGTCGACGTCGACATCGAACGGTTCCGCGACCACGGTGTGTGA
- a CDS encoding AbrB/MazE/SpoVT family DNA-binding domain-containing protein — MSSNTAEAEVVRVSQKGQATIPKSLREKFGIETPGEVFVYEEGDRIVIEPVPTLEELHGIHAGEREPGAVTAKVRELKAAEKRREADRVEDLRPSSGE, encoded by the coding sequence ATGTCGAGTAATACAGCAGAAGCGGAGGTTGTACGCGTGTCTCAGAAGGGGCAGGCGACCATTCCGAAGTCGCTCCGGGAGAAGTTCGGGATCGAGACGCCGGGTGAGGTGTTCGTCTACGAGGAGGGCGACCGCATCGTCATCGAGCCCGTCCCGACGCTCGAAGAACTCCACGGGATCCACGCCGGCGAGCGCGAACCAGGGGCGGTCACGGCGAAAGTCCGCGAGCTGAAAGCGGCGGAGAAGCGTCGCGAGGCCGACCGCGTCGAGGACCTCCGGCCCTCGTCCGGGGAGTGA
- a CDS encoding glycosyltransferase family 2 protein → MYRNHTIAVVVPAYNEAGLVGDVIRTVPEYVDRVYVVDDGSTDGTWTEITAAATAVDESTDGTAGFDERVVTIRHDENRGVGGAIKTGYIHAREDEIDVTAVMGGDGQMRPEGLAAVIDPIVEGRADYAKGNRLHDPDTAREMPRFRLLGNRVLTLLTKIASGYWGASDPQNGYTAISLDALEAVEIEEMYEFYGYCNDLLVKCNREGLRVADVPRKAAYDDEESHISLSTYVPRVSTMLLSNFLGRLREQYLRGPLHPTWLAYASGLVTGAAGVVLALAEAVSSDGTARSVGNALALSVVGCLAFLLGAVLEHGRFADRTVVAEPEAVDTEDRIEGDSVTTDGQQPEASAD, encoded by the coding sequence ATGTACAGGAACCACACCATCGCGGTCGTCGTCCCCGCGTACAACGAGGCGGGCCTGGTCGGTGACGTGATCCGGACGGTCCCGGAGTACGTCGACCGCGTATACGTCGTCGACGACGGGAGCACCGACGGCACGTGGACGGAGATCACCGCCGCCGCGACCGCGGTCGACGAGTCGACCGACGGCACCGCCGGGTTCGACGAGCGCGTCGTCACGATCCGTCACGACGAGAACCGGGGCGTCGGCGGCGCGATCAAGACCGGCTACATCCACGCCCGCGAGGACGAGATCGACGTGACCGCGGTCATGGGCGGCGACGGACAGATGCGCCCCGAGGGACTGGCCGCCGTGATCGATCCCATCGTCGAGGGCCGGGCCGACTACGCGAAGGGGAACCGCCTCCACGACCCCGACACGGCGCGGGAGATGCCGCGCTTTCGACTGCTGGGCAACCGGGTCTTGACCCTGCTGACGAAGATCGCCAGCGGCTACTGGGGGGCGAGCGACCCGCAGAACGGCTACACCGCCATCTCGCTCGACGCGCTCGAAGCCGTCGAGATCGAGGAGATGTACGAGTTCTACGGCTACTGCAACGACCTGCTGGTCAAGTGCAACCGTGAAGGCCTCCGGGTCGCCGACGTCCCCCGGAAAGCCGCCTACGACGACGAGGAGAGTCACATCTCCCTGTCGACGTACGTCCCGCGCGTCTCCACGATGTTGCTGTCGAACTTCCTCGGTCGCCTCCGCGAGCAGTACCTCCGCGGCCCGCTCCACCCGACCTGGCTCGCCTACGCGAGTGGGCTAGTCACGGGGGCCGCCGGCGTCGTTCTCGCACTCGCCGAAGCCGTCAGCTCGGACGGGACCGCACGGAGCGTCGGCAACGCCCTCGCGCTCTCGGTCGTCGGCTGTCTCGCCTTCCTGCTGGGCGCGGTCCTCGAACACGGTCGGTTCGCCGACCGGACGGTCGTGGCCGAACCCGAGGCCGTCGACACCGAGGACCGGATCGAGGGCGACAGCGTGACGACCGACGGCCAGCAGCCGGAAGCCTCCGCCGACTGA
- a CDS encoding metal-dependent hydrolase: protein MWPWEHAAVGYVGYSLALRAVGRRPPSDAGAVALLVGTQVPDLIDKPLAWWLGVLPAGRSLGHSLPFAVPVVVSVLIATRALDRDALGAAFAVGYLSHLPGDVIYPVLLGDGPALSFLLYPFVEIPPDATPGALAKVSDLLAGFGSFLATPHGTLYLIGEVGLLVLAVAVWIWDGWPGLGLFRKQVRRAMAG from the coding sequence ATGTGGCCGTGGGAACACGCGGCCGTCGGGTACGTCGGCTACTCGCTGGCGTTGCGGGCGGTGGGACGTCGCCCACCCTCGGACGCGGGCGCGGTCGCGCTGCTCGTCGGGACGCAGGTGCCGGACCTGATCGACAAGCCGCTGGCGTGGTGGCTGGGCGTCCTGCCCGCCGGCCGGTCGCTCGGCCACTCGCTTCCCTTCGCCGTCCCGGTGGTCGTGAGCGTGCTGATCGCGACGCGGGCCCTCGACCGCGATGCACTGGGCGCAGCGTTCGCCGTCGGCTACCTCTCACACCTCCCCGGTGACGTGATCTACCCGGTGTTGCTCGGCGACGGGCCGGCGCTGTCCTTCCTCCTGTACCCGTTCGTCGAGATCCCCCCGGACGCGACGCCAGGCGCGCTCGCGAAGGTGAGTGACCTCCTCGCAGGGTTCGGATCCTTCCTGGCGACGCCGCACGGGACGCTGTATCTGATCGGCGAAGTAGGACTGCTGGTGCTCGCGGTGGCCGTCTGGATCTGGGACGGCTGGCCGGGGCTGGGACTCTTCCGCAAGCAGGTCCGACGGGCGATGGCGGGGTGA
- a CDS encoding DUF1616 domain-containing protein encodes MSTESPSWGRIGRAVRAVPFDLLLVASVVLFVATNLRVTPDVPLVRVLLGAAFLFFAPGYVLLAAVVPASAHAGGSRFAPTTFAERLLLAFGASVTVLPLLALAVAVAGPLSTSRIVASVAVFVVLGTVVGWIRRLRLPADHRYSVPVGRWLAQSRAFLTGGSALTTAVNVVLALSVLLGLAAGAYAVATPQPDAEYTEFALLTDNGSSGYVSGDYPTNVTRGQSANLTVSVENQRRDAARYTVVAELQQVQVTDDDRIRVLSQSERTRFSRTVESGQTWYQPHRIRPQRAGANQRLVYYLYRGDAPEDPSAATADRHLQLWLNVSTGLGAANDTAQRR; translated from the coding sequence ATGAGTACCGAATCACCGTCCTGGGGCCGGATCGGGCGTGCGGTTCGTGCGGTGCCGTTCGACCTCCTCCTGGTCGCGTCGGTCGTCCTGTTCGTCGCGACGAACCTGCGCGTCACGCCCGACGTGCCGCTCGTCCGTGTCCTGCTCGGCGCCGCGTTCCTGTTTTTCGCCCCCGGATACGTCCTCCTCGCGGCCGTCGTTCCCGCCTCGGCGCACGCCGGTGGGTCGCGGTTCGCGCCCACCACGTTCGCCGAACGGCTCCTGCTGGCGTTCGGCGCGAGCGTGACGGTGCTCCCGCTGTTGGCCCTGGCCGTCGCGGTCGCCGGCCCGCTCTCCACGTCGCGGATCGTCGCCAGCGTCGCGGTGTTCGTCGTCCTGGGGACCGTCGTCGGGTGGATTCGACGGCTCCGGCTCCCGGCCGACCACCGGTACAGCGTCCCGGTCGGCCGCTGGCTGGCCCAGTCCCGCGCGTTCCTGACGGGTGGCTCCGCGCTCACCACCGCCGTGAACGTCGTGCTCGCGCTCAGCGTCCTGCTCGGCCTCGCTGCGGGGGCCTACGCCGTCGCCACACCCCAGCCCGACGCCGAGTACACCGAGTTCGCCCTCCTCACTGACAACGGGAGTTCGGGATACGTCAGCGGCGACTATCCCACCAACGTCACCCGTGGCCAGTCGGCCAATCTCACCGTCAGCGTCGAGAACCAGCGCCGCGACGCCGCGAGATACACCGTCGTCGCGGAACTCCAGCAGGTTCAGGTCACCGACGACGACCGGATCCGCGTCCTCTCACAGTCCGAGCGCACCCGATTCTCCCGGACCGTCGAATCCGGACAGACGTGGTACCAGCCCCACCGCATCCGCCCACAGCGGGCAGGGGCCAACCAGCGGCTGGTCTACTACCTCTATCGCGGTGACGCGCCCGAGGATCCGTCCGCCGCGACCGCCGACCGGCACCTCCAGCTCTGGCTCAACGTCTCGACCGGCCTAGGAGCGGCGAACGACACGGCCCAGCGCCGCTAG
- a CDS encoding HTH domain-containing protein, whose translation MRRSSDQTSEWWTAKTRSLRSGRPPRIEVFLRSFAPPIGVREQQEGLLKELSRLERKGVVETVSVDIWGKAVCPEGHCGETHAGERILDRIEEFRTWAADADVPVESPFEERTVTSSTTDEEFRKIVLPRLCLGVYVDRDLQLVLPCRMEDDTISVEALLSALESAPPAERVGTSA comes from the coding sequence ATGAGACGCAGTTCAGACCAAACCAGTGAGTGGTGGACGGCGAAGACACGGTCACTCCGCAGCGGACGCCCGCCGCGGATCGAGGTGTTTCTGCGGTCGTTCGCGCCGCCGATCGGCGTGCGCGAGCAACAGGAGGGGCTCCTGAAGGAGCTATCGCGACTGGAGCGAAAGGGGGTCGTCGAGACCGTCTCGGTCGATATCTGGGGGAAAGCCGTCTGTCCGGAAGGTCACTGCGGTGAAACCCACGCCGGCGAGCGGATACTCGACCGCATCGAGGAGTTCCGGACCTGGGCTGCCGACGCGGACGTGCCCGTCGAGTCGCCGTTCGAGGAGCGAACCGTCACCTCGAGCACGACCGACGAGGAGTTCCGGAAGATCGTCCTGCCCCGGCTCTGTCTCGGCGTCTACGTCGACAGGGACCTGCAACTCGTCCTCCCGTGCCGGATGGAGGACGACACGATCTCCGTCGAGGCGCTGCTCTCCGCGCTCGAATCCGCGCCGCCGGCCGAGCGCGTCGGGACCTCCGCCTGA
- a CDS encoding orc1/cdc6 family replication initiation protein: MSESDDLFIREDPIFANKELLEINHLPDEGRIVGRDEEISQLANAVNPAIFGQSPSNILIYGKTGTGKSLCAKYVSQRLIRTADEEGVTAAFAYVDCAQDSTETQAVQTIASALNDRETTDIKIPDRGISTATYYKRLWSILDARLDVALVILDEIDKLDSDDILMQLSRAGEAGKIDECKIGVIGISNKIKYKDRMDERVKSSLCEREFVFPPYDATQLRSIMDARSDAFREGVLEESVVPRAAALAAKEHGDARKAIDILRYAGEIAQANDVGTVREEFVIQARERAETDRFRELIRGSTPHSRHVLQALTVLSLDETDEEAFRTTRVFEVYQQICRQEGADPLSLRRVRDLLKEHAFLDIIEQSRHSGGSAEGSYTEHQLLEDPHVVKRVLAETVES; encoded by the coding sequence ATGTCCGAATCCGACGATCTGTTCATCCGGGAGGATCCGATTTTCGCGAACAAGGAGCTACTGGAGATCAACCACCTCCCGGACGAGGGGCGGATCGTCGGTCGCGACGAGGAGATCAGCCAGCTGGCGAACGCCGTCAACCCCGCCATCTTCGGCCAGAGTCCCAGTAACATCCTCATCTACGGGAAGACGGGGACGGGCAAGTCCCTGTGTGCGAAGTACGTCTCCCAGCGGCTGATCCGGACCGCCGACGAGGAGGGCGTGACGGCCGCGTTCGCCTACGTCGACTGCGCACAGGACTCGACGGAGACGCAGGCCGTCCAGACCATCGCGAGCGCACTGAACGACCGGGAGACGACCGATATCAAGATTCCCGACCGCGGGATCAGCACGGCGACGTACTACAAACGGCTCTGGTCGATCCTCGACGCGCGGCTGGACGTGGCGCTCGTCATTCTCGACGAGATCGACAAACTCGATTCCGACGACATCCTGATGCAGTTGTCGCGTGCGGGCGAGGCGGGCAAGATCGACGAGTGCAAGATCGGCGTGATCGGCATCAGCAACAAGATCAAATACAAAGACCGGATGGACGAGCGGGTCAAGTCCAGCCTCTGTGAGCGGGAGTTCGTCTTCCCCCCATACGACGCGACGCAGTTGCGCTCGATCATGGACGCCCGCAGCGACGCGTTCCGGGAGGGCGTCCTCGAGGAGTCCGTCGTGCCACGGGCCGCGGCGCTGGCGGCCAAGGAACACGGGGACGCGCGGAAGGCGATCGACATCCTGCGGTACGCCGGCGAGATCGCCCAGGCCAACGACGTGGGGACCGTCCGCGAGGAGTTCGTCATTCAGGCCCGCGAACGGGCCGAGACCGACCGATTCCGGGAACTCATCCGCGGGTCGACACCGCACTCCCGGCACGTCCTGCAGGCGCTGACCGTTCTCTCGCTGGACGAGACCGACGAGGAGGCGTTTCGGACGACACGGGTGTTCGAGGTGTACCAGCAGATTTGCCGGCAGGAGGGGGCCGATCCGCTCTCCTTGCGCCGCGTCCGGGACCTCCTGAAAGAACACGCCTTCCTGGACATCATCGAACAGTCACGACACAGCGGTGGCAGTGCGGAAGGGAGTTACACGGAACACCAGTTGCTGGAGGATCCGCACGTCGTCAAGCGCGTTCTGGCCGAAACCGTCGAGTCCTGA
- a CDS encoding HalOD1 output domain-containing protein: MADKSISYALVREVAAEKGVDPEALVPLHDVIDPDALESMFDNTDGSTLRNGHLSFSYEGFSVRVDDDGSVSLTSAPYDE, translated from the coding sequence ATGGCCGATAAGTCGATCAGCTACGCTCTGGTTCGGGAAGTCGCTGCGGAGAAGGGGGTCGATCCGGAAGCGCTGGTCCCGCTCCACGACGTGATCGATCCGGACGCGCTCGAATCGATGTTCGACAACACCGACGGATCGACGCTTCGGAACGGCCACCTCTCCTTCAGCTACGAGGGTTTTTCCGTCAGAGTGGACGACGACGGCTCCGTCTCGCTCACGTCAGCTCCCTACGACGAGTAG
- a CDS encoding TMEM165/GDT1 family protein — protein sequence MSGFLEIMVIAMTAQLAVLPGEKVQFLIAGLSTRYNPLVVVAAAGTAFAGWTALEIWFGQAVSNALPGLYLDAITAALFLFFAAALWRSAPAPEDQPMDTDGSGVQAVDGYELPVIGTVPTTLGSFLPIFSMMAVGEFGDKTQLVTIGLAIQYGAHPAIWVGEMLAIIPVSLANALFFYRFSHAFDLRKAHFVGAGLFAFFGLDTVLSITVGFSIWEQIVQAVSTVVLGLF from the coding sequence ATGAGCGGCTTCCTCGAGATCATGGTGATCGCGATGACCGCCCAGCTCGCCGTGTTGCCCGGTGAGAAGGTGCAGTTTCTCATCGCCGGGCTCTCGACGCGCTACAACCCGCTCGTGGTCGTCGCCGCCGCGGGGACCGCCTTCGCCGGCTGGACGGCCCTCGAGATCTGGTTCGGGCAGGCGGTCAGCAACGCTTTGCCCGGGCTCTATCTGGACGCGATCACCGCTGCCCTCTTCCTGTTCTTCGCGGCGGCGCTCTGGCGGTCCGCGCCGGCACCCGAGGACCAGCCGATGGACACGGACGGCTCCGGCGTCCAGGCCGTCGACGGGTACGAACTCCCCGTGATCGGGACGGTCCCGACCACGCTCGGGAGCTTCCTGCCGATCTTCAGCATGATGGCCGTCGGCGAGTTCGGCGACAAGACCCAGCTGGTCACGATCGGCCTCGCGATCCAGTACGGCGCACATCCGGCTATCTGGGTCGGCGAGATGCTGGCGATCATCCCCGTGAGCCTCGCCAACGCCCTGTTTTTCTATCGGTTCTCCCACGCGTTCGACCTCAGGAAGGCGCACTTCGTCGGGGCCGGCCTGTTCGCCTTCTTCGGACTCGACACGGTGCTGTCGATCACCGTCGGATTCTCCATCTGGGAGCAGATCGTACAGGCGGTGAGTACTGTCGTTCTCGGTCTGTTCTAG